The nucleotide window CATAATTACTACCTAAATAAAACATTTTCATAAAATCATGATTCATCATCTTTTGAAGGTTTGCTATAGTAGAAATTTTTTATGTTATTACCAGAATTATTGCCAAAACCATTTTTCGCTGGAGAAATTAAAAATCCTATATCAATACCCAATGAAAATGACAGAGCTGATATAGTGAATAGTTCTCTTTTCCTCATCATCATTAACTCCTTAGAATTATTTTTGTTCATATTCTAAAATGAAGCTATAAACGACTAGTAAAACTCGTTGCCTTTAGCCAATATTCCATAATTTACTCTAGAATTAGTTTTTTATATTTGCGAAGAATTCCCCTATATTAAATCCCAGGTGATATGAACCATACCAAATCCATAGGGATATCAGTAATGTTGTTAGGATTGGAATCCTTTTTTTAATCAATTTCCTTATAGGACCCTTCATACAGATTGCTCCCCCTTACAAGTAAAATATTTCCATTAAATTCTCTCACAAGTTTGACCTATACACAATATGTAATCTCTTCTACTAAAATATTACACTTTTAGATACCTAAATCGGTCTGGTTCCACCTTATGCAAAATCTTTTTCTAGAGTTTTAGAGAAATCATTACATAATATAGACACCAGTTTTCATAAAAATTAGCAACCTTTGCATGCTCAGTAAGCTCATTGGGTTAAGGAAACCAGACATGGAAGCTATTTCAAAAGATTATTGGCAACAACAAAAAAAGGAGCAAAAATCGCCCCTTACTGGTTTTTCAATATGTGTTTGAAATCTTTTATTTCGCTTTCATGCTTAATAGAACGAGCAGCTAGGGTATCAATCACTCTTTGCTGATCTCCCAATACATCTTTCAGTTCATCAGTCCTTGTATCAATATGTTTCTCTATTTGTTTAAAATATGGACCAAGCCCATTAATCAGATTATCTTTGATACTCGACACATCTTTTTGCAATACTTTCTGTCCATATTTTAGGTCTTGGTGCCCTTCCTTGAGTTCTTGCTGACCTCTTTTTAAATCCAAGAATCCACCTTTAAGTTCTTTTTGTTCTGCATTTATTACCATAACTCTTCATTAATTTTATTGAGCCTGTTTAATATCTTCAATAAGTTTATCTACCAACGCTTCCTGATATCCTGCCTTTTTCTTCATACACATCATTTTAACGAGGTCTACCAATTCTTGTGACGATACACCATCAAGCTTTGAAATCCTTCCGGCAATATCCTCATTTGAGAGACTACTCTCATATGCCAAGGGGTCCATCCTCCACAGTACCAACTTTTCTTGATACCTTTTCTTCAAACGGTCTGCAATCTGGACTCCTTCTGGATCCAGGTCGCCAGAATAAAATAATGTGCATTCTTCCTCGACCAATCTATCTAGGAGTCTCCAACTTGCTGCTCGTAACTGTCCATGTGTACAGACTACAGTCGCATCAGGGACTGCATCCATTATCGTAGAGGCCACACTTGAATTTTCAACAATCCACACCATTTGGCCAGAGGCAGGCTGGATAGTTTCTAGTCTGGCTAATTCTTTCATCGGAACATTCCATACTGTTCTGGTATGAACAGCTGCATTCCAGACGGGGTGGATTTCGCCCTGATAGTAAGCAATCATTCCCTGGACGGTCACGAAATTCCACAAGTCATCCCTTAACAGACCATATTCTGCGAGTATATCATTGATTTCCTCCGTGCTTTTTGGAAAAAGGTACTCGGGGTCTTCACGAGTTTTCTTATTTACCGTTAGTAAATGGAGTAATAATCTACCGCCTGACTCAGAGATGTCAAAATAATGTGGATTCCCCGTTGTCCGCTGAGCGAAGAAAGGGAGGCGTTCAAATTCTCCCTTTTTCGGCAGCGACAAAAAAGCAATAGAGACCTCTCTTATCATTCCTGTAAGCATAAGGTCATCCTGGCGGTAAAGTGACCAAATCCACCTTGTATCTGGGCTTCTCTCACTAATCCACTCAAACCACCATCCAACTTCTGGGATTTCCAGTTTTAATGAATTCACAAACTCATTTTCAAGCCTTAAGTTATTCTCCGCTTCTTGCTTTTTTGACAGTAGTGGTTCCTCAAAGATTCCTTCCAAAAGCTCCACGAGGGTAAGGTCTGAAAAACCCGTGTTGGTTAGTAGTTTGTGGCCATACAGAAGTTCTGTCTTCGGAGGATGTGTTTATGATGTTTCCTAAATCATAGGTGCAATTAGTTACTTCAGAGAAGTCAAAAGACAGTTTAATTCTATTAGACTATACTTTTCCCCCTACTTCGGACAAACTCAGCTGTTGAAACCCTAATAGTGTCTGAACTTACCACTACTTCGGACAAATTCAGCTGTTGAAACCCTAATTATGTCCGAACCTAACCGTACTTCGGACAAATTCAGTTACTGAAATCCAAATTATGTCCGAACCTAACCGTACTTCGGACAAATTCAGTTACTGAAATCCAAATTATGTCCGAACTTACCACTACTTCGGACACATTCAGCTGTTGAAACCCTAATTATGTCCGGACCTGACCCTACTTCGGACAAATCCAGCTGCTGAAACCCTAATTATGTCCGAACCTACCCCTACTTCGAACAAATTTAGCTGCTGAAACCCTAATAATGTCTGAACTTACCCCTACCTCGGACAAACTCAGTTACTGAAACCTTAATTATGTCCGAACTTAC belongs to Mesobacillus subterraneus and includes:
- a CDS encoding TIGR02679 domain-containing protein; the encoded protein is MYGHKLLTNTGFSDLTLVELLEGIFEEPLLSKKQEAENNLRLENEFVNSLKLEIPEVGWWFEWISERSPDTRWIWSLYRQDDLMLTGMIREVSIAFLSLPKKGEFERLPFFAQRTTGNPHYFDISESGGRLLLHLLTVNKKTREDPEYLFPKSTEEINDILAEYGLLRDDLWNFVTVQGMIAYYQGEIHPVWNAAVHTRTVWNVPMKELARLETIQPASGQMVWIVENSSVASTIMDAVPDATVVCTHGQLRAASWRLLDRLVEEECTLFYSGDLDPEGVQIADRLKKRYQEKLVLWRMDPLAYESSLSNEDIAGRISKLDGVSSQELVDLVKMMCMKKKAGYQEALVDKLIEDIKQAQ